From the Besnoitia besnoiti strain Bb-Ger1 chromosome Unknown contig00031, whole genome shotgun sequence genome, the window cagtgaaccggtttgtaactccgcttcatatcgtacctgaatggtactttttagcatattatgcggtgttaaaagtaatcccatccaaaaccggtggtttgttagtatttatgttatcaacatgtcaatgaaatatcaacaacgatgaaacttatttggttaacataacaacatagaaggtaaagctggattacgttcaaactttacactggatacgtttcaatgttaacttactaaataccatgggagcgaagagaatctaatatgtaactccgttcatggaaatcaaaagagctttcactgattgtatttatgaaacgtgattagttcacctagccaacacgatccggttgtttgggaataatatccctatttaagggattgatatgtgctacaataacacagtcggtacgaagtcgaaacaaggtagttgatggtgaaccagtggctgaacaaacctttttattgattatgctgactttagtcccgagaaactacagttctgcttaaactgaggagtcaagtaggtacaaaccgtacaaggattaattatgtccatctgtgcatctaagttgagactatcggttatatattttagacgctaacttcccggctaaactttgacttattaaaccagcctgggatcataaaagtactatgtatggtaagattgagcgtgaacattggatgtcaccatggttatagttacggtacatatataaaatctacagtacgatttgagatttgttacgtgacgagcggtgtgtttaagactagtttacatgcgctcattttaatatgtagttatttaacgaagttctattgtgctagcatggtttcgagaacacaccaaatttccatgagtctattccgggcacacctcgtcttttatcggtgtgctctcaatctaaattcatcttataactttggtttcttagttgcaattacctttgtactccaaataattacaggtatcactttagcgttccgatatacttctgaagcatcttgtgcatttgctagtgttcaacatctagttagagaggtagcagcaggatgggaatttaggatgttgcatgcaacaactgcttctttcgtcttcttgtgtatcttatacacatgtctcgagtatgtataactccagctatagttatttaactactgcttggatgtctggtttagttttatatctacttactatagccatgctttcctcggttatgtactaccatgggacagatgagtttctggggtgctacagtcattactaatctcctttctccaatacatatttagtaccttggttactcggtggatactatgtatctgatgtaacattaaaacgattctttgtattgcactttatattacctttgtaggttgcatttaattgtattacacatcttctatttacatttaaatggttctagtaacctgcaggtattgattcgcacttaaagtagccttctatcctcatatgttaatgacgatgctaaatgtctatcctatctaattggtttaattttcttacaaacggcttttggttgattgaattatcgcaccagataactccataccagtgaaccgtTTGTAACtcgcttcatatcgtacctgaatggtactttttagcatattatgcggtgttaaaagtaatcccatccaaaaccgtggtttgttagtatttatgttatcaacatgtcaatgaaatatcaacaacgatgaaacttatttggttaacataacaacatagaaggtaaagctggattacgttcaaactttacactggatacgtttcaatgttaacttactaaataccatgggagcgaagagaatctaatatgtaactccgttcatggaaatcaaaagagctttcacgctatctctagtgcctgtcgagtcgctcaaggaagatttgatcctgtatatgatttaagggatgtaaaggtgctcagggtctaaccgtcgggccatctggatcctcatattcaaagataattctatttaagaaagttttagataaacgacatgtgaagagtcggaccaactttcacgcacgacgataattaccaCGAACAAGATTATACCTactttggaccgtcataatacagccgccgtttacattttactgcacgggcagggattatatactatacctctacagtggtattagcagtatctagtgttgatgtacaacagacgctctccttgttccactactaaccataatctattgttccagatattaaggaatgtacgcttcatataactacacaacgttatgccaagaaggataccagattaccctgattatctttgttatattaatacatggtgttcaattggttctatatccacaatagttatcatcttaactatgctctgcattagTATAGtgtatccagcgtatatttgaaaaaccaacatttgtatacaagctgtaacgaatatcatgacattcactttggtagtcgccttcttaatgttagtctgtacggaatacttaggactatctctttatattaatgataatgcatttggtaatggactttcatcttaactggtatacattttaggccatgttattgttggagctatccttgtatttcttcactcaaagtatctatagttctttagttatTAACtcctacaagctctataatgctaagcaatatctaaaggtatgttatgcaagatctttacagaaccattcactattttatatctacactttgtagaaaccatgtggatattaatccacattacattctatctctaaatcatataacggtcgtaaggtacgccggggataacaggtcagataatattggagttctaatcctcgattgtatcagcacctccatgtcggctcattactccttgttattgaacaagattcagttaggaacgctagttcaccgtcagatgtaatacgtgagctgggttaagaacgtctggagacagtttgttccctatctaccatattatctaattggtttaattttcttacaaacggtttttgtttgattgaattatcgcacccagataactccataccagtgaaccggtttgtaactccgcttcatatcgtacctgaatggtactttttagcatattatgcggtgttaaaagtaatcccatccaaaccggtggtttgttagtatttatgtccttctcattaacttagctcttttatctgaaattcgagctttgaatactcgaatgttgatacgacaacattttatgactcgaaatgtagtcagtggatgggtaattatttggtatacagtatgatcttcttgattatattggtagtgctattccacaagcgacttatatcttatatggtagattagctactatcgtatatcttactaccggattggttctatgcttatactaaatcaatagttataatgactacagcttccaagcaaacatgattaccgtgatattgaaatccaacacttttagctgtcttaagcagtccagtggggtggtgtgtactgcaatcataaagaacttgttgtctgtatctcataaccggagtcatcttcagtattctaggaactataatgtctttgtttattcgatttgagtgaacacataagatcatcgaatttaacgtatgctcctgaaagtaacggtacaagctgtaaacaaaggactccttaacttaaactgaggagtcaagtaggtacaaaaccgtacaaggattaattatgtccatctgtgcatctaagttgagactatcggttatatattttagacgctaacttcccggctaaacatcccttttctttgaaacacacttcccttctcgccgttagcatgatctcaaagtaccagaagccatgtgatctatatagtataacgggacattagacgaacctgcgatagataaatatatcttggatgattgtatattagcggctaaatgtcaatcaaacatgcgaattttaggttttccatgaaatctatttggaagaagaggcttgatagtactaccgtaagtacataatatacagtcccagcagtagcggttaaactatagaagagtcgagtattatccatgcataccaggcgtaaaaagcgttcatccagttactaaacaggtgccaggccaacaagaatccgatccgtgtattccgtacagactaacattaagaaggcgactaccaaagtgaatgtcatgatattcgtacagcttgtatacaaatgttggttttttcaaatatacgctggataccactatacttaatgcacttaacatgatggtcatgaaaagcacaagagaacttggatccggtaaacaaagaccttcaagatctaaaaccagtagtccaactcgtagtatatactccccagaaaaaggtagtttatatcaacctaggaatcccattttagtaagtgtaacatggagtctagcttcagttgttatctgattggtattgcatgcctggtgacttagaatagGATTCTATTTAATGGGacacagttccctgggtatccaatccagtgccTCTGCCTtggcattgaaactaacccacagttcaaccctgtaattataaaatccagtagactcatgtccttgtcgtttatataaatctattaatgctttgtcaagttccttgtatctagttagctcactgcgtacttaggatcagaccaaaagagttcactaatggtactagaaaataggagatcgcgttagtttcttgggaaaacgacttccgaaccacaatatatattggtacaaagaagttaccatatcctccgtacaaagcaggcattaagaacataaagatcatagctaggccatgtatcgtacttatcacattataagtagctatcgttctctgtacaaatgatccgcgatccagaactgtataactcaaatcgaataaacaaagacttatagttcctagaatactgaagatgactccggttatgagatacagacaaccaagttctttatgattgcagtacaccaccaccccactggactgcttaagacagctaaaagtgttggatttcaatatcacggtaatcatgtttgcttggaagctgtagtcattataactattgatttagtataagc encodes:
- a CDS encoding uncharacterized protein (encoded by transcript BESB_051090), which translates into the protein MSLFRAHLVFYRCALNLNSSYNFGFLVAITFVLQIITGITLAFRYTSEASCAFASVQHLVREVAAGWEFRMLHATTASFVFLCILYTCLEYV
- a CDS encoding uncharacterized protein (encoded by transcript BESB_051040) translates to MITVILKSNTFSCLKQSSGVVVYCNHKELGCLYLITGVIFSILGTISLCLFDLSYTVLDRGSFVQRTIATYNVISTIHGLAMIFMFLMPALYGGYGNFFVPIYIVVRKSFSQETNAISYFLVPLVNSFGLILSTQ